The sequence CATTAACGGAGAATTTGACTTTGAAATTGACAAGAGTGAGCCAAACAGGTTGAGAGTGCATTGCACATCCGAGAGGTGTAAATGGAGGATGCATTCTTCTTTGATGAGAAATAGCACACTTGTTCAAGTCAAAGTGAACCGTTGGCCTCACACTTGTCCAAGTACGGAAAGAAAAGAGACATTGAAGCTAGCTAAGAGCAGGTGGTGCGCTGAAGTTATGGCGGATTTGGGTGAGAGATAACCCATGTATTGGTCCAACTCATTGATAAAGAAGATACATGAGAAGTTTAGAATGAATGTGCCTTACATGAGAGTGTTTTATGGTAAGGAAATGGCTCTTGATAAGATTTATGGTTCGTGGAAGGATAGTTTTAAGTTGATTTACACATTCAAAGCTGAAGTGGAGAAAGCATGTCCAGGAAGTGTTGTAGAGGTTGACAAGCACACGGTGACATACAAAATGAgaaagaagatgatggagaaggaATGTTTTAGAAGGGCTTTTGTTTCATTTAAGGCATGCTGGAAGAGCTTTTTAGATGGTTGCAGACCATATTTGGCAGTGGATGCAACTGCATTGAATGGAAGGTTTAGAGGGCAGTTAGTAGCTGCTTGTGCAATTGATGCACACAACTGGCTTTTTCCAGTAGCTTATGGTGTGCTAGAGATTGAATCAGAAGAGAGCTGGACATGGTTTCTTGAGAATCTATGTCAGGTTATTGGGTTTCCACATGGACTGGTTTCCACATGGTACGCACAACTGAAGACGGGAAAAGCAGGCGTCCTATCCGATCAAAGAAGATTAGGCAGATTCTGGATTTGTAATATTTCTATGTGTGCTTGAACTATTTGTGGTGCAACCTAGAACTAATTGTGTCTTCTATTTGTGGCGGAACATTATGTATGCATATTTTATGCCCAGGTCTCGTGGATTGCAGGTTCACTGATGCGTAAATGGCATATCCTAGACTACTACGTGCTGCTGCTTGTATGGGATCGTGTAATCTTGTTTTGCATCTGGGAATCAGTGTGAACCAGCAGATTAAGTATCTTCTCTTTAATAAATTTGTGTGGTGTTAAAGTTGTGTGCGGGACTGCCTGAGCTACTTTTATCACGAGTACATAGGCATGAAAGATCATGCCGACGAACTGTGCGCATGCCAGCAGCCCAGAACGGCAGCCCAGCGCGCAGGCGAACGGCGGCCCAGCGCGCAGGCGAACGGTGGCCTAGAACCACCAAAATTTCTATTATTACGTATACGATAATTCAATTAATTGATAGAAATTGGTTAATATGCAAGAAAATTATATTTCTAGCTCCTAAATGAATAAATACCCTACATGAATGTGTGTACCAAATTTTAAGtgaaaataatataaaatgtaACCCATATAGTGCAAAATAGGGAGTTGTAGTTCAATatgtatgaaacatatatgaGATGTGTTCAATTTGTGAACACTTTAACGCAAAATATCGTAAAATCATGTGAAACTTTTTTGTCATGCTTTTACTATGATATTATGACGCCATGCCAAGTTTCCGAATTTTCGGACCACATTTTCAtattcttaattttttttaaaatgcctTCCAAATACAAGTTCAAAATAAAGTACCTAATATAGTTGATTTTTGGAAATTTATTTTGTATATGATGTACATTTGTATTTTAGTCTCAAAATATAATTTTTGGTGATTTTTTTGAACTTTGGTTAAGGTACCTACAGTTCAAATTAGCTActtttttgaattttggtaGGATTTTTATGGTAGTATAAATCATATAACTTATTGCGCTTTTCTTCAATAAAGTCTGTTACCTGTCTTAGTGGCTAGTGCCACCAACCATATCCATCCCCATCCAGAGGGACTCAGCTTCAGTACCTTTGCTCTGTAAAGGCACGCTGCGTCTTTCGCTCCATCGCGTGCGTCCACTGGTCATCCAAGGGCAAAGCCGattcaacaacaaaaaaaaacaaaagaaaggcacGGGGCAGGGCCGAAGCGAGGGCCACGGCCATTTGGGCGCGCGAGAGGTCTGGTGGGCGTGCGGATTCGCGCCCTCCGCGTCGGATTCGCGCCCTCCGCGCCCTCCGTGCCGGCCTGCGCCGCGCTGCACCGGAGGACGGAGGCGGCCTTGCAGCGccgcgcgggaggagggaggtggcctgcgccgcgccgcacgggaggaaggagggatCTGCGCCGCGTCGCGCCAGAGGAGAGCAGCAGGCTGCGAGGCGTCGATTCGGAGGTACTATAGCTGAAGGAGAGGAGCCATTACCACGCCGTGAAGGGGAGGGACGCTGCTTCCTCTAGGTTCGATCTACAGCGAGGGGTTTCAGGGTTTCAGGTATGACACAATAACAATATGCTATTTTTTTCTGAGATCTGCAATAGTCTTGATGCCAATAGCTATAGTTCCTAGCTAGTTGTGTTTTTTGCCTGAATGTGCAATGCTTGTGTGATACACTGCTAGCAATTCGATTAATATTGTTTGTTGGATTTACATATTCAAATGCTCCTGCTTGATTCATTCCTTTTAGTTCACGATATATGCTTTTTCTTATGTGCACTTCTGTTCTTTCCTCGCTGGGCTACATTTTGCTAGCAGCTTGTGGAAGGCAAATGATAGAATCCGAGAAGGGGGCGCCTCAAGTTGGATTGAGGTTCAAAAATCTAGATGAAGCTTGGCAGTTTTGGGTGGCATATGGAGGCCGTATGGGCTTTGATGTgaggaaaagatacaaaaatGTGAGCAGATATGATGGTGAGGTGACTTCATGCAGATATGTTTGTTCCAATGAGGGTCATCGAAGGAAAGGACAGTCAGATAATGCACCAAAGCTTTTTAGAGCTGAAACAAGAACTGATTGCAAAGCTCGGATGAGTCTTATATTGGATCGAGAAGCAAAAAATTATGAAGTCACTGATGTTGTGCTCGAACACAATCACCTCCTTCACTTGCCAGAAACTCGCCACTTGATGGTATCACAAAGAAAAATTTCAGAACTTCAAGCCTTTGAAATCGAGACAGCTGATGATTCTGGAATTAGACCAAAAGCTGCACATGAGTTGGCTAGTCGTCAAGTTGGTGGATCACTTAACCTCAGCTACACATGCCGTGACCGTAAAAATTATTTGCAGAGCAAAAGGCAGAGGGAGTTGGCCTATGGACAGGTTGGAAGTATGCTGCaatattttcaagaaaaaatcaCCGAGAACCCATCATTTCAGTATGCTGTGCAATTGGATTGTGAAGAGCGCATAACCAATATTTTCTGGGCTGATGCTAAAATGATCCTTGACTATGCACACTTTGGTGATGTGGTCACGTTTGACACTACCTTTGGCACAAACAAGGAATATAGGCCATTTGGAGTTTTTCTTGGGCTCAATCAGTTTAGAGAAACCACTGTTTTTGGTGCTGCACTTTTGTTTGATGAAACAGAGGGCTCATTTGTATGGTTGTTTGAGACATTTATGGCTGCACATAATGGAAAGCAACCTAGAACTATTTTCACAGATCAAGATGCAGCGATGGCAAAAGCTATACCTAGAGTATTCACATCATCATATCATGGGCTGTGCACCTTTCATATAATGCAAAATGCTGCTAAACATTTATCTCCAGTAAAAGACAAGGACAATGAAGAATGTGAAGAGGAAGATGAATGCGAAGAGGACAATGAAGAATCTCATATTCTCAAAGATTTTAGTGCATGTATGTATGGCTTTGAGGACAAGACAACATTTGAAGAAGCATTTGACATCATGAGATCTAAAGTGCGTAAACAAACTTGGTTAGATAGCATCTACAAGGTGAAGGAGAAATGGGCTGAATGTTATATGAGAAATGTCTACACTTTGGGAGTGAGAAGCACACAATTAAGTGAGAGCTTCAACAACGCGTTAAAGAACCATCTGAAATCAGATTTTGATATTGTTCGATTTTTAAAACATTTTGAGAGGACAGTGCAAGAAAAAAGAGATAAGGAGCTGGAGGCTGAATTTGAGGCAAGGAAAAAAATACCAAGAAGACTAATGAGCACACCTATGCTGATGCAAGCAAGCAAAGTGTATACTCCAGCTATTTTTGAAGCTTTCCAAAGTGAATATGAAAGATCCATGGCTGCATGCAGTAAGGTATTGGATGGAAATACATATGGCATTGCTATTGGGAGTTTAAATGGTGATAGCTTTGAGGAGGAGCGCATAGTTACATGTGATCCTTCAAAGCAAATTGTGTCTTGTAGCTGTGGAATGTTCAGTAGAACTGGAATATTATGTGCACATGGTTTGAAAGTTCTTGATTTAATTAACACAAAGACATTGCCGGCACATTATATATTACCGAGATGGACTAGAGAAGCATGCAAAGGAAATATACAAGATAGTCAAGGAAGGAACGTGGTAGCAAATCCTAAGTTGGAAGCTCATCTTCGGTACAGATCTTTGTCTCATAAGTTCCTCAATTTGGCATACAAAGCAGCGAATTATCCAGAGTGTTGTTTGATGTTAGACAATGGACTTGATTGCCTTGATGCACAGCTAGAGGATAAACTCATTGCATTGATTGCTCCCATGAAAAATTCATGTAATGACCAAGAAAATGTTGAGCCCAATGTGCAGCAGAGAAATAACTTGGTCAGTGCAGCACAGCTAAAGAAAAAGGAGGTCCAGCCGAAAAGTTCAAAGAGGAAAAAATCTTGGATTGACAAGTTGCAAaaaaggaagcctaagccagcTAAATCtaccaaacaaacaaaaaagcaGCAAAGTTATTTGTTCCATTGAACCTGCACACTCTTACATGTTATTGTCATTCAttcataaaataattaatttaactTGCATTGCTAGGAGCAAAAGAAAGATGATGGTGTACATCCCCAAGTAGAAGAGAATGGTGACAGCAACAAAGGAGCACCTGTGGAGCTTCAAGAATGCAGTATCATTCGCAGCTTAGGAATTTTTACCGAACTCCTAACATCTCCAAGTTGTGATCTTGGTGATGAAAATCAGTTCTAGAATGTGGATTCCAACTTAGTGATTTTGGACATACCTAACCACAGTATTTGGTTAGCTAACTATAGCATTTTGTGGCCTAATTGTACAAGTGAAATGGCCTTTACTTTGAAAGGTTCAGCTGCTGGTCTATTGCactagaatgaacaatatatgttgtaataagcCCGCAGCTGCAAGACAGACAATACCTTTCCTTTTGTATCTATTTCAGTTAGTGTCCTGAAGATATAAAGTATGAACTTGTTAATTGGGGCAAGTTCTTAAAGAGTTCAGGGGATGATAGATGTGTCTATTTTACTACTGAATATTTCCTATTTCTTCCCTAAAATTCTGTTTGAATGATTCAGAATTCCATGTGTTTGTGATGTCCTGTAAATGTCACTTAGAATGCTTGGAAATGCATGCTTTGCTTCCTGTCATGTGAGGCACCTTGGATTTGACACTCTATTTATGAATTAACTATTTTTTAGAGAAATATATAGTAGTATAAAAATCTGAATGTTTGGTACAAAACTCAAACTGTTTAGTCTGAATGTGTAGGTGTTTCCGTTGTATCCTGCTATCTTCTCTTGGGAGTGCTGAGAGCTGTTAGATTTGAAATGGACGCTGGATATGGCAGGTAAAGGTACAGCGTGCCTTTGTGAAACAAgggttgttttgtttttttcattttttttcttcttcgctTACAAAGTTCTTTCTTACAACTATAGTGCATACATAGTGATTACAACTCCTTCATTTCATTAATACCATAATACTACAATTTTGGAGAATACATAGTGATTACAATTTTGACCTACAATTCTAGTGCTTACATGCATAGTTCATCATAACGAAAATCAAGCCGATAAACATCATAAAAGCACAAAATGCCGCCAAAATGTATACATGCAacacttcttttttttcaattcaATAATTCTGTTGAGGTTGCCATTCATCTTCTTCAATTCAACGGCAAGAATGGACAAATCTACTCTACTTgcatcatcttcttctccaAAATTGGACACCATCAGTTGTGCAGCAGCTTGTTCTTCCCCAAAATTGGTCCATGCCTCTTTCATCGTACCATTCAAGTGCAACCATTCAATGTACTCGTCGAGCCACATAAAAAAGTTGCATTTCTTAATAATCTAATCCAGTAAAATAACACCAATTAAGCTGAAATCACATGAAATCTTGCTTTCGCACTTCACGAACTCCCGACCGTAGTTTCCgttctctgttttttttgttCTAAGCCGCACGAGCGGCTCCAAGCGGGAGCAATCAGGGCAGCGGGTGAGCGGCACAGGGCCGTAATTGGGCCAGCCATGTACTCCCTCGGATGAGCTGCTCGCACGCGACTattggaattatgggcttggcccatttattctaatcaatccaataaaagaatttaaagcccactattaaatgctagggaatcaatcgCTTAATTCCATACTGGGATTTGAGGAGGATttcaaccgacttaaagggtggacttcatgtacaccacttgtgaagccggtaagaggaggtcggtgaaccacacgtGCGCGCGcactcgctcgcctcgccgggccgggccgaggccgtggccgtggccgaggcgaggccggacgtgacgtgcaggtgcggtgcggtgcggtgcgatgtgatgtgctgagatgagaagaacgTTTTGCTGTTAAGAGCATTAAAACAGAGAATAAACGTTGATAGTAATGACTGGAGAATCACACcagtaactgccgctcatcaaagctctttacgacgtccaggttcgttgaacctgagccACCTCCACACCTATATAAACCAacccttcctcctctcatcaAAACACACTTCAGCACTtgatccaggtactcctgcttaggagacctcaCCCTTCTCCCTCTGTTGCTTTCTGCCGTTCCCATCGCTAGTGCtgcgcgcacagctctagcgagagctagcgagagcaggcctccggaacctctgctcacTGAAGGTCCTgtacgggacgcgggcaatcaggtttttggggagcgtcttggcgggactgctcgctccctgatcgactactttgtctacttcccggcgtgaatgaacgactacttcgtctgcttcctggtgaccgttcgtgggactgcactgcgaacctcttcctgcatcgacatcgtTTGGCTACTTTaggcaaggccagtcgaatagcatgtctattccagctggtaacggcgcaaccggtgcctccggcactggtcccgccttggggtacactctaaacctattctggtttaactttttgttcatgcttattagtaagaataacatgaacacatgcacatatcttattcacacattatcactcatttatgCACTGAATttgctagtaatatttggaattaaaatataccgaaaattgtctagttatctaacaatccaaaaacttgattatgttaataggctttcggtatctatctttgctgcatcaatcaaaccaccaccttttgatggttcaaattacaaacattggcaagagcggcttatactatggttaacaatatcgagagtgatccatgtaaaagagggtaagcctgaacagttcactccagaggaagggagtgtgttcgatgaggctgataacctctttcgaggcttggtcattagtgttctcggtgaaaacctggtggattcctatgtccggctgccaactggcaaagcgttgtgggatgctcttgaggctcaatatggagtgtctGACGCCGGCAGTGAGTTGTATGCGATGTAGCAGTTCCTTGAAtataggatggtcgaagaccattCTGTGGTGGAACatgctcatgaaatacatactctggcaaaagatctcaaaaaattGTAGCAAAGAGTACCCATGTgagttacccaataagtttgtggccggaggtattatctctaagctgccaccttcttggagggactttgctacttctctaaaacacaagagacaagaGTTGaccatagatggactcatagggactcttgatgttgaggataaggcgagagcaaaggacatacatgggaaaggagttgttggtgcttctagcgccaatcttgttcagaagaacaactcccacaagaacaagaaaaaccaccacagaaccaaccaaagactaagcagacaaccaccttcaagaagaagaagaagaagaagaagaagaagaagaagaagaagaagaagaagggagcttgctatgtgtgcgctagtacggaacactttgctgcaaagtgtccgaactgcaaaggcaacaactccgccaacatggtcattagcgagcctggaggaacatcggggtacggtaatttattacctatagttcttttagttttttgttcacccgaatggtgggttgacactggtgctaatattcatgtttgtgctgatacttctttgttttcttcttaccaggacggcaggacttcctccttgctgatagGGAACGGAtcgcatgcgcgtgttcttggtgttggtactgtaaatctgaagtttacttc comes from Panicum virgatum strain AP13 chromosome 4K, P.virgatum_v5, whole genome shotgun sequence and encodes:
- the LOC120703588 gene encoding protein FAR1-RELATED SEQUENCE 5-like, which translates into the protein MAKAIPRVFTSSYHGLCTFHIMQNAAKHLSPVKDKDNEECEEEDECEEDNEESHILKDFSACMYGFEDKTTFEEAFDIMRSKVRKQTWLDSIYKVKEKWAECYMRNVYTLGVRSTQLSESFNNALKNHLKSDFDIVRFLKHFERTVQEKRDKELEAEFEARKKIPRRLMSTPMLMQASKVYTPAIFEAFQSEYERSMAACSKVLDGNTYGIAIGSLNGDSFEEERIVTCDPSKQIVSCSCGMFSRTGILCAHGLKVLDLINTKTLPAHYILPRWTREACKGNIQDSQGMNNICCNKPAAARQTIPFLLYLFQLVS